In Paracoccaceae bacterium Fryx2, a single genomic region encodes these proteins:
- a CDS encoding FtsX-like permease family protein — translation MSVRLAARIARRELRGGLKGFRVFLACLALGVAAIAAVGMVRTAIERGLNEQGAVLLGGDAQMDFTYRFASETERAYMDRIATQVSEVVDFRSMAVAGPAGAEDRALTQIKAVDDNYPLIGSVGLDPAIPLAEALAGADGLPGAVMDRVLVDRLGLEVGSTFRLGMQDFRLGAVLTREPDSATGGFSLGPRTIVRTEGLANSGLIEPGTLYETAYRLTLPEGADLATLETEAEAAFRDAGMRWADSRRAAPGVERFVERIGSFLVLVGLAGLAVGGVGVSAAVRAYLDGKISTIATLKTLGAEGGTIFRIYLIQIGALAGLGVSLGLVLGAALPLLMAPVIEASLPFPTAFALYPRPLLEAAFYGLTTAFLFTLWPLARTESVRAAALYRGAGKTGWPRLPYGLAMLALAGALLGGAVLFSGTLALALGTAGGILGALLVLALAAYGLRRVARRLSRSTAMHGRTGLRLALGAIGGPRAEAASVILSLGLGLSVLAAVGQIDANLRAAIDRDLPARAPSYFFVDIQNDQIEGFLKRVQDDPAVSKVESAPMMRGVITQINGRPARDVAGEHWVVRGDRGVTYSATPPDNATITAGEWWPADYTGPAQVSFAAEEAGEIGLNLGDTLTVNILGRDIETTITSFRNVDFSTAGMGFVMSLSPSAVAGAPHTFIATVYATEEAEAPILRDLATAYPNITAIRVRDAIDRVTEALGAIATATAWAAAATLVTGFVVLIGAAAAGERARIYEAAVLKTLGATRARILASFALRSALLGAAAGSVAIAAGGIAGWAVMTFVMEADYAFEPVSALAIVLGGILATLVAGLAFALRPLAARPAQVLRSET, via the coding sequence ATGAGCGTCCGCCTGGCCGCCCGAATCGCCCGGCGCGAGCTGCGCGGCGGGCTGAAGGGCTTCCGGGTTTTCCTCGCCTGCCTGGCCCTTGGGGTCGCGGCGATTGCCGCCGTCGGCATGGTGCGCACCGCCATCGAGCGGGGGCTGAACGAACAGGGCGCGGTGCTGCTGGGCGGCGACGCGCAGATGGATTTCACCTACCGCTTCGCCAGCGAGACCGAGCGCGCCTATATGGACCGCATCGCCACGCAGGTGTCGGAGGTGGTCGATTTCCGCTCGATGGCAGTCGCGGGCCCTGCGGGGGCCGAGGACCGCGCCCTGACCCAGATCAAGGCGGTGGATGACAATTATCCGCTGATCGGCAGCGTGGGGCTGGACCCGGCGATCCCGCTGGCCGAGGCGCTGGCGGGGGCCGATGGCCTGCCGGGCGCGGTGATGGACCGGGTGCTGGTCGACCGGCTGGGGCTGGAGGTCGGCAGCACCTTCCGGCTGGGCATGCAGGACTTCCGGTTGGGCGCCGTGCTGACGCGCGAACCCGACAGCGCGACGGGCGGCTTTTCGCTGGGCCCGCGCACCATCGTGCGGACCGAAGGGCTGGCGAATTCGGGCCTGATCGAACCGGGCACGCTCTATGAAACCGCATACCGGCTGACCCTGCCCGAAGGGGCCGACCTTGCGACGCTGGAAACCGAGGCCGAAGCCGCGTTCCGCGATGCCGGAATGCGCTGGGCCGACAGCCGCCGCGCCGCACCCGGCGTCGAACGGTTTGTCGAGCGGATCGGGTCGTTCCTCGTGCTGGTCGGGCTGGCGGGCCTTGCGGTCGGCGGGGTCGGCGTGTCGGCGGCGGTGCGCGCCTATCTCGACGGCAAGATTTCCACCATAGCCACGCTCAAGACGCTGGGGGCCGAAGGCGGAACGATCTTTCGCATCTACCTGATCCAGATCGGGGCGCTGGCGGGGCTTGGCGTGTCGCTGGGGCTGGTGCTGGGCGCGGCGCTGCCCTTGCTGATGGCGCCGGTGATCGAGGCGTCGCTGCCCTTCCCCACCGCCTTCGCGCTCTATCCCCGGCCGCTGCTGGAGGCCGCGTTCTACGGCCTGACCACGGCGTTCCTGTTCACACTCTGGCCGCTGGCGCGCACCGAATCGGTCCGCGCGGCGGCGCTGTATCGCGGGGCGGGCAAGACGGGCTGGCCGCGCTTGCCCTACGGGTTGGCGATGCTGGCACTGGCGGGCGCATTGCTCGGCGGCGCGGTGCTGTTTTCCGGCACGCTTGCACTGGCGCTGGGCACGGCGGGCGGCATTCTGGGCGCGCTGCTGGTGCTGGCGCTGGCGGCCTATGGCCTTCGCCGTGTCGCGCGGCGGCTGTCGCGTAGCACGGCGATGCACGGCCGCACCGGCCTGCGGCTGGCGCTGGGCGCGATCGGCGGGCCGCGCGCCGAGGCGGCCTCGGTGATCCTGTCGCTGGGGCTGGGCCTGTCGGTGCTGGCCGCGGTGGGCCAGATCGACGCCAACCTGCGCGCCGCCATCGACCGCGACCTGCCCGCCCGCGCGCCGTCCTACTTCTTTGTCGACATCCAGAACGACCAGATAGAGGGCTTCCTGAAGCGGGTTCAGGACGATCCGGCCGTGTCTAAGGTCGAAAGCGCCCCGATGATGCGCGGCGTGATCACCCAGATAAACGGCAGGCCCGCGCGCGATGTGGCGGGCGAGCACTGGGTGGTGCGCGGCGATCGGGGCGTGACCTATTCCGCCACCCCGCCTGACAACGCGACCATCACCGCAGGCGAATGGTGGCCCGCCGACTACACCGGCCCGGCGCAGGTGTCCTTCGCAGCCGAGGAAGCCGGGGAAATCGGCCTGAATCTTGGCGACACCCTGACGGTCAACATCCTCGGCCGCGACATCGAAACCACGATCACCAGCTTCCGCAACGTCGATTTCTCGACCGCCGGGATGGGCTTCGTGATGTCGCTGTCGCCATCCGCCGTGGCAGGCGCGCCGCATACCTTCATCGCCACGGTCTACGCGACCGAGGAAGCCGAGGCGCCGATTCTGCGTGATCTGGCGACGGCCTACCCCAACATCACCGCGATCCGGGTGCGCGATGCCATCGACCGCGTGACCGAGGCGCTGGGCGCCATTGCCACTGCAACCGCCTGGGCTGCGGCGGCAACGCTGGTCACCGGCTTTGTCGTTCTGATCGGCGCGGCGGCGGCAGGCGAACGCGCCCGGATCTACGAGGCGGCGGTGCTGAAAACTTTGGGTGCCACACGCGCGCGCATCCTTGCGAGCTTCGCGCTGCGCTCGGCGCTGCTGGGGGCCGCGGCGGGCAGCGTGGCCATTGCAGCAGGCGGCATCGCGGGCTGGGCGGTCATGACCTTCGTGATGGAGGCCGACTATGCCTTCGAGCCGGTCTCGGCGCTGGCGATCGTGCTGGGCGGCATTCTGGCGACCCTGGTCGCGGGCCTTGCCTTCGCGCTGCGCCCGCTGGCCGCCCGCCCGGCGCAGGTGCTGCGCAGCGAGACCTGA
- the hemC gene encoding hydroxymethylbilane synthase has protein sequence MTQHMPSPAEPLKIGTRGSPLALWQAHETRRSLMAAFDLPEAAFEIVVIKVTGDQVLDRALKDIGGKGLFTREIEEALLDGGIDIAVHSMKDMPTVQPEGLLLDCYLPREDVRDAFVSPGVATLAELPQGATVGSSSLRRRSQLALRRPDLKLVEFRGNVQTRMKKLEEGVAVATFLAMAGLNRLGMAHMARSAIAVDEMLPAVAQGAIGIERRSVDARTESMLAAIHDAPTGWRLAAERAFLKRLDGSCETPIAGLAVLEGDALWLRGEILRPDGTEAIAGEVRGAVSDGAALGVDLAEQLLARAPQGFFDWR, from the coding sequence ATGACACAGCACATGCCCTCCCCCGCCGAACCCCTGAAAATCGGAACCCGTGGCTCGCCGCTTGCCCTGTGGCAGGCGCATGAGACAAGGCGCAGCCTGATGGCGGCCTTCGATCTGCCGGAGGCGGCGTTCGAGATCGTGGTCATCAAGGTGACGGGCGATCAGGTGCTGGACCGGGCGCTGAAGGACATCGGCGGCAAGGGCCTGTTCACCCGCGAGATCGAGGAGGCGCTGCTCGATGGCGGCATCGACATCGCGGTGCATTCCATGAAGGACATGCCGACGGTGCAGCCCGAGGGCCTGCTGCTGGACTGCTATCTGCCGCGCGAGGATGTGCGCGACGCTTTCGTGTCGCCCGGGGTGGCGACGCTGGCGGAACTGCCGCAGGGGGCGACGGTGGGCTCGTCGTCGCTGCGCCGCCGGTCGCAACTTGCGCTGCGGCGGCCGGACCTGAAGCTGGTGGAGTTTCGCGGCAACGTGCAGACCCGGATGAAGAAGCTGGAGGAAGGCGTGGCGGTGGCGACCTTCCTGGCCATGGCGGGCCTGAACCGGCTGGGCATGGCGCACATGGCGCGTTCCGCCATCGCGGTGGACGAGATGCTGCCCGCCGTTGCGCAGGGCGCCATCGGGATCGAACGGCGCAGCGTGGATGCGCGGACCGAGTCGATGCTGGCCGCAATACATGACGCGCCGACCGGCTGGCGGCTGGCGGCGGAACGGGCGTTCCTGAAGCGGCTCGACGGGTCGTGCGAGACACCGATCGCCGGGCTGGCGGTGCTGGAGGGCGACGCGCTGTGGCTGCGCGGCGAGATCCTGCGCCCCGACGGCACCGAGGCGATTGCGGGCGAGGTGCGCGGTGCGGTGTCGGACGGCGCGGCGCTGGGGGTCGATCTGGCCGAGCAGTTGCTGGCGCGGGCACCGCAGGGGTTCTTCGACTGGCGCTGA
- the hemE gene encoding uroporphyrinogen decarboxylase yields MTKTILRALKGETLPTPPIWMMRQAGRFLPEYRATRAQAGDFLSLCYNSELAAEVTLQPIRRYGFDAAIVFADILLLPQALGADLWFETGEGPRLSTITTMAGVTALKPADAVHEHLAPIYETIRILRRELPSETTLIGFAGSPWTVATYMIAGRGSKDQGAAHALKDTDRATFEALIDRITDSTIEYLSMQVEAGAEVIKLFDSWAGSLKHQDFTDFAVKPAAKIIAELKHRHPGLPIIAFPREAGAGYIGFAKATGADCVAIDNSVTPEWAAENVQPDGCVQGNMDPRHMVTGGAALDEATRRVVKAFSGGPHIFNLGHGITPDADPENVTRMIEVVRGLR; encoded by the coding sequence ATGACCAAGACCATCCTGCGCGCCCTGAAGGGTGAAACCCTCCCGACGCCGCCGATCTGGATGATGCGTCAGGCAGGCCGCTTCCTGCCGGAATACCGTGCCACCCGGGCCCAGGCGGGCGACTTCCTGTCGCTGTGCTACAATTCCGAGCTGGCGGCCGAGGTCACGCTGCAGCCGATCCGCCGCTACGGCTTCGATGCCGCCATCGTGTTTGCCGACATCCTGCTGTTGCCGCAGGCGCTGGGCGCCGACCTGTGGTTCGAAACCGGCGAGGGGCCGCGGCTTTCGACCATCACCACCATGGCGGGCGTCACCGCGCTGAAACCGGCCGATGCGGTGCATGAGCACCTCGCGCCGATCTACGAAACCATCCGCATCCTGCGCCGCGAACTCCCGTCCGAGACGACGCTGATCGGCTTTGCCGGCAGCCCCTGGACGGTGGCGACCTACATGATCGCGGGCCGCGGCTCCAAGGACCAGGGCGCCGCCCATGCCCTGAAAGACACCGACCGTGCCACGTTCGAGGCGCTGATCGACCGCATCACCGATTCCACCATCGAATACCTGTCGATGCAGGTCGAGGCCGGGGCCGAAGTGATCAAGCTGTTCGATTCCTGGGCCGGCAGCCTGAAACATCAGGATTTCACCGATTTCGCGGTAAAGCCCGCCGCGAAGATCATCGCCGAGCTGAAGCACCGCCACCCCGGCCTGCCGATCATCGCCTTCCCGCGCGAGGCGGGGGCGGGCTACATCGGCTTTGCCAAGGCCACCGGCGCCGATTGCGTGGCGATCGACAATTCCGTGACGCCGGAATGGGCGGCCGAGAATGTCCAGCCCGACGGCTGCGTGCAGGGCAACATGGACCCGCGCCACATGGTCACCGGCGGCGCGGCGCTCGACGAGGCGACGCGGCGGGTGGTGAAGGCCTTCTCGGGCGGGCCGCACATCTTCAACCTCGGCCATGGCATCACCCCTGATGCCGACCCCGAGAACGTGACGCGGATGATCGAGGTGGTGCGCGGCCTGCGCTGA
- the hemF gene encoding oxygen-dependent coproporphyrinogen oxidase — MTEDFDAKKIRAAAWFRSLRDQIVAAFEGLEDSHAGEGTPGRFEVTPTTRADGGGGGLMSVMRGGRVFEKIGVNVSEVHGSLGDKAQRSMTARGVPGMAADPRFWASGVSLVAHMQNPHAPAVHLNTRMFWTPGAWWFGGGTDLNPCLEYPEDTAFFHGVLKAACDAHDPARYPKYKAWADEYFFVPHRGRARGVGGVFYDDLNTSDWEADFAFTQDIGRAFLPAFVPLTEKRRDTPWTEADREAQLVHRGLYAEYNLVYDRGTKFGLETGHDANAVLMSLPPVAKWT, encoded by the coding sequence ATGACCGAAGACTTCGACGCGAAGAAAATCCGCGCGGCGGCCTGGTTCCGCAGCTTGCGCGACCAGATCGTGGCGGCGTTCGAGGGGCTGGAGGACAGCCACGCAGGTGAAGGCACCCCCGGCAGGTTCGAGGTGACGCCGACCACCCGCGCCGACGGCGGCGGCGGCGGGCTGATGAGCGTGATGCGCGGCGGCCGGGTGTTCGAGAAGATCGGGGTCAACGTCTCGGAGGTGCATGGATCGCTGGGCGACAAGGCGCAACGCTCGATGACCGCGCGCGGCGTACCCGGGATGGCGGCCGACCCGCGCTTCTGGGCGTCGGGCGTGTCGCTGGTGGCCCATATGCAGAACCCGCATGCCCCGGCGGTGCATCTGAACACGCGGATGTTCTGGACGCCGGGCGCCTGGTGGTTCGGCGGCGGCACCGATCTGAACCCCTGTCTGGAATACCCCGAGGATACCGCGTTCTTCCATGGCGTGCTGAAGGCCGCCTGCGACGCGCATGACCCGGCGCGCTACCCGAAATACAAGGCCTGGGCCGACGAATACTTCTTCGTGCCGCACCGGGGCCGGGCGCGCGGGGTCGGCGGGGTATTCTACGACGACCTGAACACCAGCGACTGGGAGGCGGATTTCGCCTTCACCCAGGATATCGGCCGCGCCTTCCTGCCCGCCTTCGTGCCGCTGACCGAAAAGCGTCGCGATACGCCCTGGACCGAGGCCGACCGCGAGGCGCAACTGGTGCATCGCGGGCTCTATGCCGAATACAATCTGGTCTATGACCGGGGCACCAAGTTCGGGCTGGAAACCGGGCATGACGCCAATGCGGTGCTGATGAGCCTGCCGCCGGTGGCGAAATGGACCTGA
- a CDS encoding SDR family oxidoreductase: MSLSIAGKTAIVTGAASGIGHAIARHFLDKGANVMFADMDEDRLDAEVGEEARAEGALRMFAGDLREKLTITNLLSATMDAFERVDILVNASRQMVIADSLCIEEDGVEKLLQQNLMTSLRMSQMTARRMIAQAEKSESKGMIGTIINMSSIAAQRTQNGLMGYSISCAAVDQMTRSMAVALAPKGIRVNAVAFGSVMSASLQMILKDNPAYRSVITDGTPLHRIAAPAELVETVQFLASDAAGFITGQILTVDGGRSLLDPVAAPAH; encoded by the coding sequence ATGTCGCTTTCCATCGCAGGCAAGACCGCCATCGTCACCGGGGCCGCCAGCGGCATCGGCCACGCCATAGCCCGGCATTTCCTCGACAAGGGCGCGAACGTGATGTTCGCCGACATGGACGAGGACCGGCTTGACGCCGAAGTGGGCGAGGAAGCCCGCGCCGAGGGTGCGCTGCGCATGTTCGCGGGCGACCTGCGCGAAAAGCTGACGATCACCAACCTTTTGTCGGCCACGATGGACGCGTTCGAGCGGGTCGACATCCTGGTGAACGCCAGCCGCCAGATGGTGATCGCCGATTCGCTGTGCATCGAGGAGGACGGCGTCGAAAAGCTGCTGCAGCAGAACCTGATGACCAGCCTGCGCATGTCGCAGATGACCGCCCGGCGGATGATCGCACAGGCCGAGAAATCCGAATCGAAGGGCATGATCGGCACCATCATCAACATGTCGTCGATCGCGGCGCAGCGCACCCAGAACGGGCTGATGGGCTATTCGATCAGCTGTGCGGCGGTGGACCAGATGACGCGGTCAATGGCGGTGGCGCTGGCGCCCAAGGGTATCAGGGTCAATGCCGTGGCCTTCGGGTCGGTGATGAGCGCCAGCCTGCAGATGATCCTGAAGGACAACCCCGCCTACCGGTCGGTGATCACCGACGGCACGCCGCTGCACCGCATCGCGGCCCCGGCGGAACTGGTCGAGACGGTGCAGTTCCTCGCCTCGGACGCTGCGGGGTTCATCACCGGTCAGATATTGACGGTCGATGGCGGGCGCAGCCTGCTCGACCCGGTCGCGGCCCCGGCGCACTGA
- a CDS encoding methyltransferase has product MRSARLTLALDSGAFVLPETGSIAVYRPRAGDDLSALPKDRVLVVQGFRPDHDAFVAAGYQVAVTGGPGHAAALVCLPRAKAEAHALLAEAAASVVPGGLVLVDGQKTDGIEAVHRDLAARRPVSEPVAKAHGRIFGFAAGPGMEDWAARLQTIEGGFQTLPGVFSADAPDRGSALLAAALPARMPGRVVDLGAGWGYLARAVLAREGVTQLDLVEAEAAALECARLNVTDLRARFHWADAAGFRPDRPVDAVVCNPPFHAAREADPALGQAFLAAAARMLAPHGTLWLVANRHLPYGKPLAALFREVEDIGGDAAFRLTRAARPERARR; this is encoded by the coding sequence ATGCGATCTGCCAGATTGACCCTTGCGCTGGATAGCGGCGCGTTCGTCCTGCCCGAAACGGGCAGCATTGCCGTTTACCGGCCACGGGCAGGCGATGACCTGTCGGCCCTGCCCAAGGACCGGGTGCTGGTGGTGCAGGGCTTCCGCCCCGACCATGACGCCTTTGTGGCCGCAGGTTACCAGGTGGCGGTGACCGGCGGGCCGGGGCACGCGGCGGCGCTGGTCTGCCTGCCCCGCGCCAAGGCCGAGGCCCACGCCCTGCTGGCCGAGGCGGCGGCCTCGGTCGTGCCCGGCGGGCTGGTGCTGGTCGATGGCCAGAAGACCGACGGGATCGAGGCTGTCCACCGTGATCTGGCGGCGCGCCGCCCGGTTTCGGAACCTGTCGCCAAGGCGCATGGCCGGATCTTCGGCTTTGCCGCCGGGCCGGGGATGGAAGACTGGGCCGCGCGGTTGCAGACCATCGAGGGCGGCTTCCAGACCCTGCCGGGCGTGTTTTCCGCCGATGCCCCCGACCGCGGCTCGGCGCTGCTGGCGGCGGCGCTGCCTGCAAGGATGCCGGGCCGGGTGGTCGACCTGGGCGCGGGCTGGGGCTATCTGGCGCGGGCCGTGCTGGCGCGCGAAGGGGTGACCCAGCTTGATCTGGTCGAGGCCGAAGCCGCGGCGCTGGAGTGCGCGCGGCTGAACGTGACCGACCTGCGGGCGCGATTCCACTGGGCAGATGCGGCCGGCTTCCGCCCGGATCGCCCGGTCGATGCCGTGGTGTGCAACCCGCCGTTTCACGCGGCCCGCGAGGCCGATCCGGCGCTGGGGCAGGCCTTCCTCGCCGCCGCCGCGCGGATGCTGGCGCCGCACGGCACGCTCTGGCTGGTGGCAAACCGGCACTTGCCCTATGGTAAGCCCTTGGCGGCGCTGTTCCGCGAGGTAGAAGACATCGGCGGCGATGCCGCTTTCAGGCTGACCCGCGCTGCTCGCCCCGAACGGGCGCGGCGCTGA
- the clpS gene encoding ATP-dependent Clp protease adapter ClpS, whose amino-acid sequence MSGTDGGGKGGGRDDETSILTKTRSKTQRPPLYKVLLLNDDYTPMEFVVHVLERFFGLNHAQAFEIMLTVHKKGLAVVGVFSFEVAETKVAQVMDFARRHQHPLQCTMEKE is encoded by the coding sequence ATGTCCGGCACGGATGGCGGCGGCAAGGGCGGCGGGCGAGATGACGAAACCTCGATCCTGACCAAGACCCGCAGCAAGACCCAGCGCCCGCCGCTCTACAAGGTGCTGCTGCTGAACGACGACTACACCCCGATGGAATTCGTCGTGCATGTGCTGGAACGGTTCTTCGGGTTGAACCACGCGCAGGCGTTCGAGATCATGCTGACGGTCCACAAGAAGGGGCTGGCGGTGGTCGGCGTGTTTTCCTTCGAGGTGGCGGAAACCAAGGTGGCGCAGGTGATGGATTTTGCCCGCCGCCACCAGCATCCGCTGCAATGCACGATGGAAAAGGAATAG
- a CDS encoding HAD family hydrolase, translated as MTHPRFDLIGFDADDTLWQNETFFRLTQDRFARLLADHADPDHLHDRLLAAERRNIGHYGFGIKGFVLSMIETAIEVTDQRVPAPVIAEIIAAGREMLDHPIELLPHAREAVTALARTHRVLLITKGDLMDQERKLAQSGLGDLFHAVEIVSHKTPATYATIFARHGSGPEQALMVGNSLRSDVLPVIEAGGWGVHVPHGLTWALEAADPPLGHPRFHALPDLGGLAALVAALDHDTHDVGG; from the coding sequence ATGACCCACCCGCGCTTTGACCTGATCGGCTTCGATGCCGATGACACGCTCTGGCAGAACGAGACGTTCTTCCGGCTGACGCAGGACCGCTTTGCCCGGTTGCTGGCCGATCATGCCGACCCCGACCACCTGCACGACCGCCTGCTTGCGGCAGAACGCCGCAACATCGGCCACTACGGCTTTGGCATCAAGGGCTTCGTGTTGTCGATGATCGAGACCGCCATCGAGGTCACCGACCAGCGCGTGCCCGCCCCGGTGATCGCGGAAATCATCGCCGCCGGGCGCGAGATGCTCGACCACCCGATCGAGCTTCTGCCCCACGCGCGCGAGGCGGTGACGGCGCTGGCCCGCACGCATCGCGTGCTGCTGATCACCAAGGGCGACCTGATGGATCAGGAACGCAAGCTGGCGCAGTCGGGCCTGGGCGACCTGTTCCACGCCGTGGAAATCGTGTCGCACAAGACCCCGGCCACCTATGCGACGATCTTTGCCCGCCACGGATCGGGGCCGGAACAGGCGCTGATGGTCGGCAACTCGCTGCGCTCCGACGTGCTGCCGGTGATCGAGGCCGGGGGCTGGGGCGTGCATGTCCCCCACGGCCTGACCTGGGCGCTGGAGGCCGCCGATCCGCCGCTGGGCCACCCCAGATTCCATGCGCTGCCCGATCTGGGCGGCCTTGCCGCGCTGGTGGCCGCGCTGGACCACGACACCCATGATGTGGGGGGTTGA
- a CDS encoding serine hydrolase has translation MTSDVTSLVGRFVRNLLLVACFGLITACASSPSRAAPYAAIVMDARTGETLYSKNADARLHPASLTKMLTLYIAFDAIERGELSLDTMVTVSKNAAAEPPSRLGLKAGQRIAMRHLIRAAAVKSANDAASAIGDHISGSEEKFAARMNRTAKAIGMKNSTFRNANGLTREGHLSTARDMNTLGRRLFYDFPQYYNIFSRRSTDAGLAEVNNTNRRFLDAYKGADGIKTGYTVAAGFNLTGSAERGNTRIIATVFGGTSTAQRNAKMAELLDIGFKSAPANAPTKKPGPPVYEAAPPEEALMAEADEGEGSGKAISPGKTIRMIMAVDSSPRPRGRPGQATAAAEAVNSMQAGIAGALAEATGAAPEVFAALEPQAENVQSLAASGQPAPRPAAAAAATIIFTAPEPVPVPSEPEVVTRMSTSGGRHWGINLGRYPSHGVAERMLMKTMLSESATLNDGLRKIVQRGGGYDANFMGLTQEQADLACRRLQARAVQCFAIGP, from the coding sequence ATGACCAGCGACGTGACATCGCTTGTTGGGCGGTTTGTCCGCAATTTACTATTGGTGGCCTGCTTCGGCCTGATAACGGCTTGCGCCAGCAGCCCGTCGAGGGCGGCCCCCTACGCCGCCATCGTGATGGATGCCCGCACCGGCGAGACGCTCTATTCCAAGAACGCCGACGCCCGCCTGCACCCCGCCTCGCTGACCAAGATGCTGACGCTCTACATCGCGTTCGACGCCATCGAACGGGGCGAGCTTTCGCTTGACACCATGGTGACCGTGTCGAAGAACGCGGCTGCCGAACCCCCTTCGCGGCTGGGTCTGAAGGCCGGGCAACGCATCGCGATGCGTCACCTGATCCGCGCGGCGGCGGTGAAATCGGCCAACGATGCCGCCTCTGCCATCGGCGACCACATCAGCGGGTCCGAGGAGAAATTCGCGGCCCGCATGAACCGAACCGCCAAGGCGATCGGCATGAAGAACTCGACCTTCCGCAACGCCAACGGGCTGACCCGTGAAGGCCATCTGTCCACCGCGCGCGACATGAACACGCTGGGGCGGCGGCTGTTCTACGATTTCCCTCAATATTACAACATCTTCTCGCGCCGGTCGACCGATGCGGGGCTGGCCGAGGTCAACAACACCAACCGCCGCTTCCTCGATGCCTACAAGGGTGCAGACGGCATCAAGACCGGCTACACCGTGGCTGCGGGCTTCAACCTGACCGGCTCGGCGGAACGCGGGAACACCCGCATCATTGCCACCGTGTTCGGCGGAACCTCGACGGCGCAGCGCAATGCCAAGATGGCCGAGCTGCTGGACATCGGGTTCAAGTCGGCCCCCGCCAACGCCCCGACCAAGAAGCCGGGCCCCCCGGTCTACGAGGCCGCCCCGCCCGAAGAGGCGCTGATGGCCGAAGCCGATGAAGGCGAAGGCAGCGGCAAGGCGATCTCGCCCGGCAAGACCATCCGGATGATCATGGCCGTCGACAGCTCGCCCCGGCCGCGCGGCCGCCCCGGCCAGGCCACAGCGGCGGCAGAGGCTGTGAACTCCATGCAGGCGGGCATCGCGGGTGCCCTGGCCGAAGCAACGGGGGCAGCGCCCGAAGTCTTCGCCGCGCTGGAACCGCAGGCCGAGAATGTGCAGTCGCTGGCCGCATCCGGCCAGCCGGCCCCCCGCCCGGCAGCGGCGGCCGCCGCCACCATCATCTTCACCGCGCCCGAGCCGGTGCCGGTGCCCAGCGAACCCGAGGTTGTCACCCGCATGTCGACCTCTGGCGGGCGGCACTGGGGCATCAATCTGGGCCGCTACCCGTCGCATGGCGTCGCGGAACGGATGCTGATGAAGACCATGCTGTCCGAAAGCGCCACGCTGAACGACGGACTGCGCAAGATCGTCCAGCGCGGTGGCGGTTATGACGCGAACTTCATGGGGCTGACGCAGGAACAGGCCGACCTCGCCTGCCGCCGCCTGCAGGCCCGCGCGGTGCAGTGTTTCGCCATCGGGCCGTAA